In a single window of the Lagenorhynchus albirostris chromosome 19, mLagAlb1.1, whole genome shotgun sequence genome:
- the LOC132509459 gene encoding tigger transposable element-derived protein 1-like isoform X7, which translates to MELRMSGSKRKSSGDVAGTAKKRHAITMETKVKIIERVERGEKMVDVAHSYNLNRSTIGSIVKNKDKIMEHVKSAMPMTSTIITKKRGKVMEEMEKLLSVWMQDQRQRRVPLSLMLIQEKAKSLYEDLKKKHGEESEGKSFNASRSWVHRFKARAKLHNVKVSDKAASTDTIAAREFPETLREIIDEGAYLPEQVFNVDETGLYWKRMPDRSYISKEEKLMPGYKASKDRLTLLFGGNASGDMKLKPLLVYHSENPRALKNIAKGSLPVVWKSNPKAWVTQAIFQDWFFHHFIPEVEKYCLEKDVPFNILLLLDNAPGHPPFMDDFHPNVKVVHLPLNTTALIQPMDQGVIATFKKYYLRHTFRQAVKASDESGTTLRQFWKDYNIYKAIKNIDFAWSEVTAVTMNGVWKNLCPKFVHDFRGFEKVDEESKEVFSNLVTLSEKLELDLQEDDFIELLAVQHEELTNEDLMELEAQRKDEEGQEEEEVTEEPKRFTTQEMARGFSLFEEALLVFEAQDPNVERYTKVAAAVQNAIQCYRVIYDEKKRATTQTSLDRFYKRVDRIKSSKEPEPVPSTSGVSEIAACPPSPTADDPSALPSPTSSSSSSQ; encoded by the exons ATGGAGCTCAG gatgtccggaagcaagcgtaaaagcagcggtgatgtagcgggtactgctaagaagcgccacgcgataacgatggaaacaaaagtgaaaataattgagagagtggagcgagGCGAAAAGATGGTAGACGTCGCTCATTCTTACAACCTGAATCGTTCAACCATCGGCTCAATCgtaaagaacaaggacaagatcatggaacatgtgaagtctgctATGCCGATGACGTCCACAATAATAACAAAGAAGcgtggaaaagtgatggaggagatggagaaacttctcagtgtgtggATGCAGGATCAGCGTCAGCGTCGAGTCCCactcagcttaatgctgattcaagagaaagccaagagcctttatgaagacttgaagaagaaacacggCGAAGAATCAGAGGGCAAATCTTTTAACGCCAGCCGTAGCTGGGTTCACcggttcaaggctagagccaaACTTCACAATGTAAAAGTGAGTGACAAGGCAGCGAGTACAGATACAATAGCTGCCCGGGAGTTTCCTGAAACGCTTCGAGAAATTATCGATGAAGGCGCGTATTTACCCGAGCAGGTGTTTAATGTGGACGAGACAggactgtactggaagaggatgccggaccgaagttacatcagtaaggaggaaaagttgatgccGGGCTATAAAGCATCAAAGGATAGGCTCACGCTGTTGTTTGGTGGCAACGCTTCTGGTGatatgaagctgaagcctctGTTAGTTTATCATTCGGAGAACCcaagagcccttaaaaacatagccaagggctctcttcctgttgtgtggaagagtaaccccaaagcctgggttacacaggccattttccaggactggtttttccaccactttatcccGGAGGTAGAGAAATACTGCTTGGAGAAGGACGtcccattcaacattcttttgctgcttgACAATGCTCCGGGCCACCCCCCATTCATGGACGACTTTCATCCCAACGtcaaagtagtgcatctgccACTGAATACTACGGCGctcatccaacctatggaccagggagttatagcgactttcaagaaatattactTACGTCACACTTTTCGTCAGGCAGTAAAGGCGAGTGACGAATCAGGAACAACCTTGCgacaattttggaaggactataacatctacaaggccataaaaaacattgactttgccTGGAGTGAGGTTACGGCCgtcaccatgaatggggtttggaagaacctttgcCCGAAGTTTGTTCACGATTTTcgtggatttgagaaggtggatgaggagtccaaagaggtcttcagcaacttagtgaccctcagcgagaagctggagctagatctgcaagaggacgacttcattgaactccttgccgTGCAACATGAGGAGCtcactaatgaagacctgatggaattggaggcccagagaaaggatgaagagggacaggaggaagaagaagtaactgaagaaccgaagagattcacgacgcaggaaatggcaagggggttttctttatttgaggaggcgcTGTTGGtgtttgaggcacaggacccgaatgtagaacggtacacgaaggttgcagcagccgttcagaatgcaatccagtgctaccgtgtcatctatgacgagaaaaaaagagctactacgcagacatcactggatcgtttttacAAGAGGGTGGATAGAAttaaatccagcaaggaaccagagcctgtgccatccacgtcaggcgtgagtgaaattgcagcttgccctccgtctcctactgctgacgatccttcagccctcccatctcccacctcctcttcctcctccagtcagtaa
- the LOC132509459 gene encoding tigger transposable element-derived protein 1-like isoform X5, producing MHDWFSPRHEREVQPWPRPLPRTNGLETWQSRPSPSRMELRMSGSKRKSSGDVAGTAKKRHAITMETKVKIIERVERGEKMVDVAHSYNLNRSTIGSIVKNKDKIMEHVKSAMPMTSTIITKKRGKVMEEMEKLLSVWMQDQRQRRVPLSLMLIQEKAKSLYEDLKKKHGEESEGKSFNASRSWVHRFKARAKLHNVKVSDKAASTDTIAAREFPETLREIIDEGAYLPEQVFNVDETGLYWKRMPDRSYISKEEKLMPGYKASKDRLTLLFGGNASGDMKLKPLLVYHSENPRALKNIAKGSLPVVWKSNPKAWVTQAIFQDWFFHHFIPEVEKYCLEKDVPFNILLLLDNAPGHPPFMDDFHPNVKVVHLPLNTTALIQPMDQGVIATFKKYYLRHTFRQAVKASDESGTTLRQFWKDYNIYKAIKNIDFAWSEVTAVTMNGVWKNLCPKFVHDFRGFEKVDEESKEVFSNLVTLSEKLELDLQEDDFIELLAVQHEELTNEDLMELEAQRKDEEGQEEEEVTEEPKRFTTQEMARGFSLFEEALLVFEAQDPNVERYTKVAAAVQNAIQCYRVIYDEKKRATTQTSLDRFYKRVDRIKSSKEPEPVPSTSGVSEIAACPPSPTADDPSALPSPTSSSSSSQ from the exons ATGCACGACTGGTTTTCACCCAGGCATGAACGTGAGGTGCAG CCCTGGCCCAGGCCCCTCCCGAGGACCAACGGTTTGGAGACCTGGCAGAGCCGGCCAAGCCCTTCACGGATGGAGCTCAG gatgtccggaagcaagcgtaaaagcagcggtgatgtagcgggtactgctaagaagcgccacgcgataacgatggaaacaaaagtgaaaataattgagagagtggagcgagGCGAAAAGATGGTAGACGTCGCTCATTCTTACAACCTGAATCGTTCAACCATCGGCTCAATCgtaaagaacaaggacaagatcatggaacatgtgaagtctgctATGCCGATGACGTCCACAATAATAACAAAGAAGcgtggaaaagtgatggaggagatggagaaacttctcagtgtgtggATGCAGGATCAGCGTCAGCGTCGAGTCCCactcagcttaatgctgattcaagagaaagccaagagcctttatgaagacttgaagaagaaacacggCGAAGAATCAGAGGGCAAATCTTTTAACGCCAGCCGTAGCTGGGTTCACcggttcaaggctagagccaaACTTCACAATGTAAAAGTGAGTGACAAGGCAGCGAGTACAGATACAATAGCTGCCCGGGAGTTTCCTGAAACGCTTCGAGAAATTATCGATGAAGGCGCGTATTTACCCGAGCAGGTGTTTAATGTGGACGAGACAggactgtactggaagaggatgccggaccgaagttacatcagtaaggaggaaaagttgatgccGGGCTATAAAGCATCAAAGGATAGGCTCACGCTGTTGTTTGGTGGCAACGCTTCTGGTGatatgaagctgaagcctctGTTAGTTTATCATTCGGAGAACCcaagagcccttaaaaacatagccaagggctctcttcctgttgtgtggaagagtaaccccaaagcctgggttacacaggccattttccaggactggtttttccaccactttatcccGGAGGTAGAGAAATACTGCTTGGAGAAGGACGtcccattcaacattcttttgctgcttgACAATGCTCCGGGCCACCCCCCATTCATGGACGACTTTCATCCCAACGtcaaagtagtgcatctgccACTGAATACTACGGCGctcatccaacctatggaccagggagttatagcgactttcaagaaatattactTACGTCACACTTTTCGTCAGGCAGTAAAGGCGAGTGACGAATCAGGAACAACCTTGCgacaattttggaaggactataacatctacaaggccataaaaaacattgactttgccTGGAGTGAGGTTACGGCCgtcaccatgaatggggtttggaagaacctttgcCCGAAGTTTGTTCACGATTTTcgtggatttgagaaggtggatgaggagtccaaagaggtcttcagcaacttagtgaccctcagcgagaagctggagctagatctgcaagaggacgacttcattgaactccttgccgTGCAACATGAGGAGCtcactaatgaagacctgatggaattggaggcccagagaaaggatgaagagggacaggaggaagaagaagtaactgaagaaccgaagagattcacgacgcaggaaatggcaagggggttttctttatttgaggaggcgcTGTTGGtgtttgaggcacaggacccgaatgtagaacggtacacgaaggttgcagcagccgttcagaatgcaatccagtgctaccgtgtcatctatgacgagaaaaaaagagctactacgcagacatcactggatcgtttttacAAGAGGGTGGATAGAAttaaatccagcaaggaaccagagcctgtgccatccacgtcaggcgtgagtgaaattgcagcttgccctccgtctcctactgctgacgatccttcagccctcccatctcccacctcctcttcctcctccagtcagtaa
- the LOC132509459 gene encoding tigger transposable element-derived protein 1-like isoform X2: MAADPAPIGQEELVIIKMEEDEAALWDPEPFFKPQPQTLLPGLGRDPRQCFRSFRYEEAAGPREALARLRELCRQWLRPEVHSKEQMLELLVLEQFLGVLPPDTRVWVESQCPESGEEAVALVEDLAQMLQETALAQAPPEDQRFGDLAEPAKPFTDGAQYLYFKPRMSGSKRKSSGDVAGTAKKRHAITMETKVKIIERVERGEKMVDVAHSYNLNRSTIGSIVKNKDKIMEHVKSAMPMTSTIITKKRGKVMEEMEKLLSVWMQDQRQRRVPLSLMLIQEKAKSLYEDLKKKHGEESEGKSFNASRSWVHRFKARAKLHNVKVSDKAASTDTIAAREFPETLREIIDEGAYLPEQVFNVDETGLYWKRMPDRSYISKEEKLMPGYKASKDRLTLLFGGNASGDMKLKPLLVYHSENPRALKNIAKGSLPVVWKSNPKAWVTQAIFQDWFFHHFIPEVEKYCLEKDVPFNILLLLDNAPGHPPFMDDFHPNVKVVHLPLNTTALIQPMDQGVIATFKKYYLRHTFRQAVKASDESGTTLRQFWKDYNIYKAIKNIDFAWSEVTAVTMNGVWKNLCPKFVHDFRGFEKVDEESKEVFSNLVTLSEKLELDLQEDDFIELLAVQHEELTNEDLMELEAQRKDEEGQEEEEVTEEPKRFTTQEMARGFSLFEEALLVFEAQDPNVERYTKVAAAVQNAIQCYRVIYDEKKRATTQTSLDRFYKRVDRIKSSKEPEPVPSTSGVSEIAACPPSPTADDPSALPSPTSSSSSSQ, encoded by the exons ATGGCAGCCGACCCAGCACCCATCGGTCAGGAAGAGCTCGTGATCATCAAGATGGAGGAGGATGAGGCCGCCCTGTGGGATCCTGAACCGTTCTTCAAGCCTCAGCCCCAAACCCTGTTGCCTGGGCTTGGTAGGGACCCCCGGCAGTGCTTCCGGAGCTTCCGCTATGAGGAGGCAGCAGGGCCCCGCGAGGCGCTGGCCCGGCTCCGGGAGCTGTGCCGCCAGTGGCTGCGGCCCGAGGTGCACTCCAAGGAGCAGATGCTGGAGCTGCTGGTGCTGGAGCAGTTCCTGGGCGTGCTGCCACCTGACACCCGGGTCTGGGTGGAGTCCCAGTGCCCCGAGAGTGGCGAGGAGGCTGTGGCACTCGTGGAGGACCTCGCTCAGATGTTGCAGGAGACTG CCCTGGCCCAGGCCCCTCCCGAGGACCAACGGTTTGGAGACCTGGCAGAGCCGGCCAAGCCCTTCACGGATGGAGCTCAG tatctttatttcaagcccaggatgtccggaagcaagcgtaaaagcagcggtgatgtagcgggtactgctaagaagcgccacgcgataacgatggaaacaaaagtgaaaataattgagagagtggagcgagGCGAAAAGATGGTAGACGTCGCTCATTCTTACAACCTGAATCGTTCAACCATCGGCTCAATCgtaaagaacaaggacaagatcatggaacatgtgaagtctgctATGCCGATGACGTCCACAATAATAACAAAGAAGcgtggaaaagtgatggaggagatggagaaacttctcagtgtgtggATGCAGGATCAGCGTCAGCGTCGAGTCCCactcagcttaatgctgattcaagagaaagccaagagcctttatgaagacttgaagaagaaacacggCGAAGAATCAGAGGGCAAATCTTTTAACGCCAGCCGTAGCTGGGTTCACcggttcaaggctagagccaaACTTCACAATGTAAAAGTGAGTGACAAGGCAGCGAGTACAGATACAATAGCTGCCCGGGAGTTTCCTGAAACGCTTCGAGAAATTATCGATGAAGGCGCGTATTTACCCGAGCAGGTGTTTAATGTGGACGAGACAggactgtactggaagaggatgccggaccgaagttacatcagtaaggaggaaaagttgatgccGGGCTATAAAGCATCAAAGGATAGGCTCACGCTGTTGTTTGGTGGCAACGCTTCTGGTGatatgaagctgaagcctctGTTAGTTTATCATTCGGAGAACCcaagagcccttaaaaacatagccaagggctctcttcctgttgtgtggaagagtaaccccaaagcctgggttacacaggccattttccaggactggtttttccaccactttatcccGGAGGTAGAGAAATACTGCTTGGAGAAGGACGtcccattcaacattcttttgctgcttgACAATGCTCCGGGCCACCCCCCATTCATGGACGACTTTCATCCCAACGtcaaagtagtgcatctgccACTGAATACTACGGCGctcatccaacctatggaccagggagttatagcgactttcaagaaatattactTACGTCACACTTTTCGTCAGGCAGTAAAGGCGAGTGACGAATCAGGAACAACCTTGCgacaattttggaaggactataacatctacaaggccataaaaaacattgactttgccTGGAGTGAGGTTACGGCCgtcaccatgaatggggtttggaagaacctttgcCCGAAGTTTGTTCACGATTTTcgtggatttgagaaggtggatgaggagtccaaagaggtcttcagcaacttagtgaccctcagcgagaagctggagctagatctgcaagaggacgacttcattgaactccttgccgTGCAACATGAGGAGCtcactaatgaagacctgatggaattggaggcccagagaaaggatgaagagggacaggaggaagaagaagtaactgaagaaccgaagagattcacgacgcaggaaatggcaagggggttttctttatttgaggaggcgcTGTTGGtgtttgaggcacaggacccgaatgtagaacggtacacgaaggttgcagcagccgttcagaatgcaatccagtgctaccgtgtcatctatgacgagaaaaaaagagctactacgcagacatcactggatcgtttttacAAGAGGGTGGATAGAAttaaatccagcaaggaaccagagcctgtgccatccacgtcaggcgtgagtgaaattgcagcttgccctccgtctcctactgctgacgatccttcagccctcccatctcccacctcctcttcctcctccagtcagtaa
- the LOC132509459 gene encoding tigger transposable element-derived protein 1-like isoform X3, producing the protein MAADPAPIGQEELVIIKMEEDEAALWDPEPFFKPQPQTLLPGLGRDPRQCFRSFRYEEAAGPREALARLRELCRQWLRPEVHSKEQMLELLVLEQFLGVLPPDTRVWVESQCPESGEEAVALVEDLAQMLQETALAQAPPEDQRFGDLAEPAKPFTDGAQPRMSGSKRKSSGDVAGTAKKRHAITMETKVKIIERVERGEKMVDVAHSYNLNRSTIGSIVKNKDKIMEHVKSAMPMTSTIITKKRGKVMEEMEKLLSVWMQDQRQRRVPLSLMLIQEKAKSLYEDLKKKHGEESEGKSFNASRSWVHRFKARAKLHNVKVSDKAASTDTIAAREFPETLREIIDEGAYLPEQVFNVDETGLYWKRMPDRSYISKEEKLMPGYKASKDRLTLLFGGNASGDMKLKPLLVYHSENPRALKNIAKGSLPVVWKSNPKAWVTQAIFQDWFFHHFIPEVEKYCLEKDVPFNILLLLDNAPGHPPFMDDFHPNVKVVHLPLNTTALIQPMDQGVIATFKKYYLRHTFRQAVKASDESGTTLRQFWKDYNIYKAIKNIDFAWSEVTAVTMNGVWKNLCPKFVHDFRGFEKVDEESKEVFSNLVTLSEKLELDLQEDDFIELLAVQHEELTNEDLMELEAQRKDEEGQEEEEVTEEPKRFTTQEMARGFSLFEEALLVFEAQDPNVERYTKVAAAVQNAIQCYRVIYDEKKRATTQTSLDRFYKRVDRIKSSKEPEPVPSTSGVSEIAACPPSPTADDPSALPSPTSSSSSSQ; encoded by the exons ATGGCAGCCGACCCAGCACCCATCGGTCAGGAAGAGCTCGTGATCATCAAGATGGAGGAGGATGAGGCCGCCCTGTGGGATCCTGAACCGTTCTTCAAGCCTCAGCCCCAAACCCTGTTGCCTGGGCTTGGTAGGGACCCCCGGCAGTGCTTCCGGAGCTTCCGCTATGAGGAGGCAGCAGGGCCCCGCGAGGCGCTGGCCCGGCTCCGGGAGCTGTGCCGCCAGTGGCTGCGGCCCGAGGTGCACTCCAAGGAGCAGATGCTGGAGCTGCTGGTGCTGGAGCAGTTCCTGGGCGTGCTGCCACCTGACACCCGGGTCTGGGTGGAGTCCCAGTGCCCCGAGAGTGGCGAGGAGGCTGTGGCACTCGTGGAGGACCTCGCTCAGATGTTGCAGGAGACTG CCCTGGCCCAGGCCCCTCCCGAGGACCAACGGTTTGGAGACCTGGCAGAGCCGGCCAAGCCCTTCACGGATGGAGCTCAG cccaggatgtccggaagcaagcgtaaaagcagcggtgatgtagcgggtactgctaagaagcgccacgcgataacgatggaaacaaaagtgaaaataattgagagagtggagcgagGCGAAAAGATGGTAGACGTCGCTCATTCTTACAACCTGAATCGTTCAACCATCGGCTCAATCgtaaagaacaaggacaagatcatggaacatgtgaagtctgctATGCCGATGACGTCCACAATAATAACAAAGAAGcgtggaaaagtgatggaggagatggagaaacttctcagtgtgtggATGCAGGATCAGCGTCAGCGTCGAGTCCCactcagcttaatgctgattcaagagaaagccaagagcctttatgaagacttgaagaagaaacacggCGAAGAATCAGAGGGCAAATCTTTTAACGCCAGCCGTAGCTGGGTTCACcggttcaaggctagagccaaACTTCACAATGTAAAAGTGAGTGACAAGGCAGCGAGTACAGATACAATAGCTGCCCGGGAGTTTCCTGAAACGCTTCGAGAAATTATCGATGAAGGCGCGTATTTACCCGAGCAGGTGTTTAATGTGGACGAGACAggactgtactggaagaggatgccggaccgaagttacatcagtaaggaggaaaagttgatgccGGGCTATAAAGCATCAAAGGATAGGCTCACGCTGTTGTTTGGTGGCAACGCTTCTGGTGatatgaagctgaagcctctGTTAGTTTATCATTCGGAGAACCcaagagcccttaaaaacatagccaagggctctcttcctgttgtgtggaagagtaaccccaaagcctgggttacacaggccattttccaggactggtttttccaccactttatcccGGAGGTAGAGAAATACTGCTTGGAGAAGGACGtcccattcaacattcttttgctgcttgACAATGCTCCGGGCCACCCCCCATTCATGGACGACTTTCATCCCAACGtcaaagtagtgcatctgccACTGAATACTACGGCGctcatccaacctatggaccagggagttatagcgactttcaagaaatattactTACGTCACACTTTTCGTCAGGCAGTAAAGGCGAGTGACGAATCAGGAACAACCTTGCgacaattttggaaggactataacatctacaaggccataaaaaacattgactttgccTGGAGTGAGGTTACGGCCgtcaccatgaatggggtttggaagaacctttgcCCGAAGTTTGTTCACGATTTTcgtggatttgagaaggtggatgaggagtccaaagaggtcttcagcaacttagtgaccctcagcgagaagctggagctagatctgcaagaggacgacttcattgaactccttgccgTGCAACATGAGGAGCtcactaatgaagacctgatggaattggaggcccagagaaaggatgaagagggacaggaggaagaagaagtaactgaagaaccgaagagattcacgacgcaggaaatggcaagggggttttctttatttgaggaggcgcTGTTGGtgtttgaggcacaggacccgaatgtagaacggtacacgaaggttgcagcagccgttcagaatgcaatccagtgctaccgtgtcatctatgacgagaaaaaaagagctactacgcagacatcactggatcgtttttacAAGAGGGTGGATAGAAttaaatccagcaaggaaccagagcctgtgccatccacgtcaggcgtgagtgaaattgcagcttgccctccgtctcctactgctgacgatccttcagccctcccatctcccacctcctcttcctcctccagtcagtaa
- the LOC132509459 gene encoding tigger transposable element-derived protein 1-like isoform X6 codes for MSGSKRKSSGDVAGTAKKRHAITMETKVKIIERVERGEKMVDVAHSYNLNRSTIGSIVKNKDKIMEHVKSAMPMTSTIITKKRGKVMEEMEKLLSVWMQDQRQRRVPLSLMLIQEKAKSLYEDLKKKHGEESEGKSFNASRSWVHRFKARAKLHNVKVSDKAASTDTIAAREFPETLREIIDEGAYLPEQVFNVDETGLYWKRMPDRSYISKEEKLMPGYKASKDRLTLLFGGNASGDMKLKPLLVYHSENPRALKNIAKGSLPVVWKSNPKAWVTQAIFQDWFFHHFIPEVEKYCLEKDVPFNILLLLDNAPGHPPFMDDFHPNVKVVHLPLNTTALIQPMDQGVIATFKKYYLRHTFRQAVKASDESGTTLRQFWKDYNIYKAIKNIDFAWSEVTAVTMNGVWKNLCPKFVHDFRGFEKVDEESKEVFSNLVTLSEKLELDLQEDDFIELLAVQHEELTNEDLMELEAQRKDEEGQEEEEVTEEPKRFTTQEMARGFSLFEEALLVFEAQDPNVERYTKVAAAVQNAIQCYRVIYDEKKRATTQTSLDRFYKRVDRIKSSKEPEPVPSTSGVSEIAACPPSPTADDPSALPSPTSSSSSSQ; via the coding sequence atgtccggaagcaagcgtaaaagcagcggtgatgtagcgggtactgctaagaagcgccacgcgataacgatggaaacaaaagtgaaaataattgagagagtggagcgagGCGAAAAGATGGTAGACGTCGCTCATTCTTACAACCTGAATCGTTCAACCATCGGCTCAATCgtaaagaacaaggacaagatcatggaacatgtgaagtctgctATGCCGATGACGTCCACAATAATAACAAAGAAGcgtggaaaagtgatggaggagatggagaaacttctcagtgtgtggATGCAGGATCAGCGTCAGCGTCGAGTCCCactcagcttaatgctgattcaagagaaagccaagagcctttatgaagacttgaagaagaaacacggCGAAGAATCAGAGGGCAAATCTTTTAACGCCAGCCGTAGCTGGGTTCACcggttcaaggctagagccaaACTTCACAATGTAAAAGTGAGTGACAAGGCAGCGAGTACAGATACAATAGCTGCCCGGGAGTTTCCTGAAACGCTTCGAGAAATTATCGATGAAGGCGCGTATTTACCCGAGCAGGTGTTTAATGTGGACGAGACAggactgtactggaagaggatgccggaccgaagttacatcagtaaggaggaaaagttgatgccGGGCTATAAAGCATCAAAGGATAGGCTCACGCTGTTGTTTGGTGGCAACGCTTCTGGTGatatgaagctgaagcctctGTTAGTTTATCATTCGGAGAACCcaagagcccttaaaaacatagccaagggctctcttcctgttgtgtggaagagtaaccccaaagcctgggttacacaggccattttccaggactggtttttccaccactttatcccGGAGGTAGAGAAATACTGCTTGGAGAAGGACGtcccattcaacattcttttgctgcttgACAATGCTCCGGGCCACCCCCCATTCATGGACGACTTTCATCCCAACGtcaaagtagtgcatctgccACTGAATACTACGGCGctcatccaacctatggaccagggagttatagcgactttcaagaaatattactTACGTCACACTTTTCGTCAGGCAGTAAAGGCGAGTGACGAATCAGGAACAACCTTGCgacaattttggaaggactataacatctacaaggccataaaaaacattgactttgccTGGAGTGAGGTTACGGCCgtcaccatgaatggggtttggaagaacctttgcCCGAAGTTTGTTCACGATTTTcgtggatttgagaaggtggatgaggagtccaaagaggtcttcagcaacttagtgaccctcagcgagaagctggagctagatctgcaagaggacgacttcattgaactccttgccgTGCAACATGAGGAGCtcactaatgaagacctgatggaattggaggcccagagaaaggatgaagagggacaggaggaagaagaagtaactgaagaaccgaagagattcacgacgcaggaaatggcaagggggttttctttatttgaggaggcgcTGTTGGtgtttgaggcacaggacccgaatgtagaacggtacacgaaggttgcagcagccgttcagaatgcaatccagtgctaccgtgtcatctatgacgagaaaaaaagagctactacgcagacatcactggatcgtttttacAAGAGGGTGGATAGAAttaaatccagcaaggaaccagagcctgtgccatccacgtcaggcgtgagtgaaattgcagcttgccctccgtctcctactgctgacgatccttcagccctcccatctcccacctcctcttcctcctccagtcagtaa